In Strigops habroptila isolate Jane chromosome 6, bStrHab1.2.pri, whole genome shotgun sequence, a single genomic region encodes these proteins:
- the CCDC25 gene encoding coiled-coil domain-containing protein 25 isoform X1, which translates to MRHAHRRLPPERGSGRRVRSGPGRAGPGRAAPRRAAPGAAAMVFYFTSSVVPSVYTIYMGKDKYENEDLIKYGWPEDIWFHVDKLSSAHVYLRLHKGQTVDDIPKEVLIDCAHLVKANSIQGCKMNNVNVVYTPWTNLKKTADMDVGQIGFHRQKDVKMLTVEKKVNEILNRLEKTKVERFPDLAAEKEARDREERNEKKAQIQEMKRKEKEEMKKKKELEELRSYSSLMKAENMSSNQPGGTSAAGNVCKVLPIPFQSN; encoded by the exons ATGCGCCATGCGCACCGCCGGTTGCCGCCGGAGCGGGGCAGCGGCCGCCGTGTGAGAtccgggccgggccgggccgggccgggccgggccgcgccgcgccgcgccgcgccgggaGCCGCCGCCATGGTGTTCTACTTCACCTCCAGCG TGGTTCCTTCCGTTTACACCATTTACATGGGAAAAGATAAGTACGAAA ATGAAGACCTAATAAAGTATGGCTGGCCTGAAGATATCTG GTTTCATGTGGATAAACTCTCTTCTGCACATGTGTACCTTCGGTTACACAAG GGGCAGACGGTGGATGACATTCCTAAAGAAGTTTTGATAGACTGTGCCCATCTTGTCAAGGCGAATAGCATCCAAG GTTGCAAGATGAACAACGTCAATGTGGTGTACACACCGTGGACTAATCTGAAGAAGACAGCAGACATGGATGTGGGGCAGATTGGCTTCCACAGGCAGAAAGAT GTGAAAATGCTGACAGTGGAGAAGAAGGTGAATGAGATCCTGAACCGGCTAGAGAAGACAAAAGTGGAACGCTTCCCAGACCTGGCTGCTGAGAAGGAAGCCCGCgacagagaggagagaaatgagaaaaaagccCAGATCCAAGAGATGAAGCgtaaggaaaaggaagagatgaagaagaagaaagagctgGAAGAACTTAG GAGCTACTCATCGTTAATGAAGGCTGAGAACATGTCCTCTAATCAG CCAGGAGGAACAAGTGCTGCTGGAAATGTGTGTAAAGTCCTCCCGATCCCCTTCCAATCCAACTGA
- the CCDC25 gene encoding coiled-coil domain-containing protein 25 isoform X2, whose product MRHAHRRLPPERGSGRRVRSGPGRAGPGRAAPRRAAPGAAAMVFYFTSSVVPSVYTIYMGKDKYENEDLIKYGWPEDIWFHVDKLSSAHVYLRLHKGQTVDDIPKEVLIDCAHLVKANSIQGCKMNNVNVVYTPWTNLKKTADMDVGQIGFHRQKDVKMLTVEKKVNEILNRLEKTKVERFPDLAAEKEARDREERNEKKAQIQEMKRKEKEEMKKKKELEELRSYSSLMKAENMSSNQDGNDSDDFM is encoded by the exons ATGCGCCATGCGCACCGCCGGTTGCCGCCGGAGCGGGGCAGCGGCCGCCGTGTGAGAtccgggccgggccgggccgggccgggccgggccgcgccgcgccgcgccgcgccgggaGCCGCCGCCATGGTGTTCTACTTCACCTCCAGCG TGGTTCCTTCCGTTTACACCATTTACATGGGAAAAGATAAGTACGAAA ATGAAGACCTAATAAAGTATGGCTGGCCTGAAGATATCTG GTTTCATGTGGATAAACTCTCTTCTGCACATGTGTACCTTCGGTTACACAAG GGGCAGACGGTGGATGACATTCCTAAAGAAGTTTTGATAGACTGTGCCCATCTTGTCAAGGCGAATAGCATCCAAG GTTGCAAGATGAACAACGTCAATGTGGTGTACACACCGTGGACTAATCTGAAGAAGACAGCAGACATGGATGTGGGGCAGATTGGCTTCCACAGGCAGAAAGAT GTGAAAATGCTGACAGTGGAGAAGAAGGTGAATGAGATCCTGAACCGGCTAGAGAAGACAAAAGTGGAACGCTTCCCAGACCTGGCTGCTGAGAAGGAAGCCCGCgacagagaggagagaaatgagaaaaaagccCAGATCCAAGAGATGAAGCgtaaggaaaaggaagagatgaagaagaagaaagagctgGAAGAACTTAG GAGCTACTCATCGTTAATGAAGGCTGAGAACATGTCCTCTAATCAG GATGGCAACGATTCAGATGACTTTATGTAA
- the CCDC25 gene encoding coiled-coil domain-containing protein 25 isoform X3 produces MRHAHRRLPPERGSGRRVRSGPGRAGPGRAAPRRAAPGAAAMVFYFTSSVVPSVYTIYMGKDKYENEDLIKYGWPEDIWFHVDKLSSAHVYLRLHKGQTVDDIPKEVLIDCAHLVKANSIQGCKMNNVNVVYTPWTNLKKTADMDVGQIGFHRQKDFFALQR; encoded by the exons ATGCGCCATGCGCACCGCCGGTTGCCGCCGGAGCGGGGCAGCGGCCGCCGTGTGAGAtccgggccgggccgggccgggccgggccgggccgcgccgcgccgcgccgcgccgggaGCCGCCGCCATGGTGTTCTACTTCACCTCCAGCG TGGTTCCTTCCGTTTACACCATTTACATGGGAAAAGATAAGTACGAAA ATGAAGACCTAATAAAGTATGGCTGGCCTGAAGATATCTG GTTTCATGTGGATAAACTCTCTTCTGCACATGTGTACCTTCGGTTACACAAG GGGCAGACGGTGGATGACATTCCTAAAGAAGTTTTGATAGACTGTGCCCATCTTGTCAAGGCGAATAGCATCCAAG GTTGCAAGATGAACAACGTCAATGTGGTGTACACACCGTGGACTAATCTGAAGAAGACAGCAGACATGGATGTGGGGCAGATTGGCTTCCACAGGCAGAAAGAT TTCTTTGCACTCCAAAGGTGA